gagactGAGTCGCTCGGCGGTTATGACATTCTAGTCGATCCCCCAGGGGGACAAACAAAATTACCTCAAAGTTGCTACTACAGATCTATGAAACCGGATGTCCATCACTATACTTGCTAGCGGTATCGCTACTTCAGTAAGTATAGTAGTATCCTAACACTAGTAGCAATAGAACAACTGCGAGAGCAACCGGAGCAACATAAATCCAATAGTTGCTCGACTTCTTCCTCTTGAGTATTGCCTTCGGGAGCGATTCTGCACCACCTTTTGGACGGATCCTGTTTCTGACCGGATTCTCCTTGATGGGCTTCTCCTTCGCAGGAAGAACAGCCTCGACACCTGAATCCACCTTCTCATTTTCTACAGATTCTTCAGGTAATTGAGCCGCTTCATCCGAATCAGTAGCGGGAGTAGATGCAGCAGCTTTCTTCCTTGCCTTCCTTTCCCGTTCCTGaacatacccaaaaaaaaaccagtCAATCCTAACCTCTAAGTAATATCTGCAGTAATATATCAGAGCAGAGGAAGTCAATAGTTTCCTTGAGTTTCTTTTCAGCTTCCTTTTGTGCTTTAATAGCTGCTTTGGCAGCATTTTTCTCCgccagcttcttcttcctctccatAGCCTGCTTAGCTTTAGCAATCTCCtcctcttttcatctctttcaGCTTCACAGGATCGACCTCAGTAACCACCGGTGGCGTGGCCTTTGGAGGTTTCTGTGCATCAGCATTCTCCTTCTCAGCTAGTTCATGATGCTCGGGTGTGGTTTCAATATCCTTTACTTTAGTAACAGTCTCTATCTGGGCTTTTGTAACAGTCTCTTTCTGGGCTTTCGTAACAGTCTCTTTCTGGGCTTTGAAACAGTGTCTTTCTGGACCTTTTGCACAGGAGCAGTATTGTGCTGCACCGTTGACTTGGGATCCTCCTTTGCTGCCTTTTTTGCACTGGTCTTGACTACCGTCTCTGTTTCCGAGGATACTGAATCTCCCACTGCAGCCACTGGCTTCTCGTCAGGGGACTTTGTTCGTCCATCTTTACTCATCTGTCTAAAATCCAGAGATGATGCGATTCTTTTCTCATAATCCTCCCTGAAACTTCTGGGACCGTTCCAGAGAGCAAAGAACCCCTCAACCTAAACAACAAAATGATAAAAGCAAAGAAGTAAGATATGCTTACATAGAACAGCAATTATCTCTTTGACTTTCTAATAGCATCAGCAGCCAAACTAACAGACCTCAGAATGAGTTATTTCTTCAATAGCTCTGACATCTCTCCTCGCTGCAAGCTCTTTGACTTGGTTCAAGAGGGTACGATTACGGTAAAAATTGGCATTCTGGAAAAGAGCAGTAAATGTATGTAAGTTGTACACTTTAACTAAGTAAGAATACATTATATAACAATTTCTGGCCTGATTTTTGGCTCACTGATAGATCTGCCAAATCCAAGGCTACATTTTACTACCCTTTTTCCCCTTAAAGATCAGTTGTGTAGAAAGAACTGACCGACATGCACAAGGTAAAAGCAGGATGCATATTCAGAGCCGCCATATTGTCAAGTGATTAGGTAAACTATGGTAATGTCAAGCTCTCCTGAGTTTACTATGCAGAAGAGGTCACAACCTGCACCTTACCATTACAATTGCAGTACTATTCACTGACAATCGCAGCCTTACTTTATCTGACAAAACACCATATTTAACTAATATCGGTATCTTCATCTCCTACCAATACAGGCAAACAATATCTACCAATTTGAGTACattaaataacaaatttattagagTCTTCCTCACTCAACAAGTATTTCACAGCAATGTAAAAGCTGGCAGGAAAATGACGAACAAGCAGCACTGATAAAGAAGTATTCTGAGATAATGCTGCATTCCTTAGAAATAAATTCCAAGATAATGCTGAGTAACCTGGATAACATGCCTTCAGCAAATACACATTTAGAGGCAAATTAGAGAGCTGCATTTATGCAAATGCCACTACAATGTCTATCAACAGTAGATTGCAAGATTGACGATCTAGAGCTTAGCTTAAAGAGTAAGCCTTGTAAAACCTTTTAGTTTCCCAGCCTCCATGAGTGAATTTTCAGCATAACcagctttcaaatttttcatttattggTAACTTCACCCCAGAAGAGACATATATAACGCACTGCTTTTTATGATTCTGCAACCAGAATAACTCAATGCCGCAAAAggaatgaagggaaaaaaactgTACCACTTCATCACGCTTTCTCCTCATTTTAAAGATAGTTTCGTATGCCTTATCCTTCTTCTGGATAACAGTTGACAACTCATCTTGCAAAGACTTGATTTCCGCATCTATTGCCTCCAGCTCTTCCTTAAGAACCTTAATTTTTGCCTTAACCGCCTGCTGATCTTTCCGAACCTCGTCCAGACCAGCACCTATTAGCTGGATCCACATGATATCACAGATTATTAGTGTGCATCACTTAACAGTGCACAATGTCTGCATCTAATAATGAATGGAAAGCTTCAAAAGAGCATATCgaataattaattttgacttCGAATGAGTTACTTTGACTCGGTCTTGAATGGCTTCTTTCTCTCCAACTGACTTTTTGAACCTCTGCCTTCATTGCAGCATTTGCAATGACTTTCTCCCGAGTCCCCTCAAGCTGCTTAATCTCCCGCAGAATTTGCTTCTCCTCTGTTAATGGGATACTCTCATGCTGGATGTGGTAATTCAAGCTCTGGATCTGCAATAAGCAACCTCACTAAGCAGAtagaaaaagagcaaaataACAAACTTATCAACTTCAGCATTATAGA
This region of Eucalyptus grandis isolate ANBG69807.140 chromosome 8, ASM1654582v1, whole genome shotgun sequence genomic DNA includes:
- the LOC120287669 gene encoding proton pump-interactor 1-like, which translates into the protein MERKKKLAEKNAAKAAIKAQKEAEKKLKERERKARKKAAASTPATDSDEAAQLPEESVENEKVDSGVEAVLPAKEKPIKENPVRNRIRPKGGAESLPKAILKRKKSSNYWIYVAPVALAVVLLLLVLGYYYTY
- the LOC104450127 gene encoding LOW QUALITY PROTEIN: proton pump-interactor 1 (The sequence of the model RefSeq protein was modified relative to this genomic sequence to represent the inferred CDS: inserted 3 bases in 2 codons; deleted 1 base in 1 codon); this encodes MAPAPMETPYEKDNGQFDKGTKLGEAVTFGSHEEKPILGEGNQVSEVNFPKDAVDEWPAPKRIHTFYIMKFRSYEDPSIKVKIEQADKEIQRRNQAKFQITDALREKRSERSDLIAQLRALXEENRTFHSILDEKKKDMEPXHEALGKLRHANTGGRGSGLCSSEEELNQLIQSLNYHIQHESIPLTEEKQILREIKQLEGTREKVIANAAMKAEVQKSVGEKEAIQDRVKLIGAGLDEVRKDQQAVKAKIKVLKEELEAIDAEIKSLQDELSTVIQKKDKAYETIFKMRRKRDEVNANFYRNRTLLNQVKELAARRDVRAIEEITHSEVEGFFALWNGPRSFREDYEKRIASSLDFRQMSKDGRTKSPDEKPVAAVGDSVSSETETVVKTSAKKAAKEDPKSTVQHNTAPVQKVQKDTVSKPRKRLLRKPRKRLLQKPR